The Aedes albopictus strain Foshan chromosome 2, AalbF5, whole genome shotgun sequence region CGTTTCTAAaaggtacccaagtaaccacgaagccgtatataagtgcaccaattttgccatatatttataattaaaattgtgaatataatgctgcattactttaaacacctcattaaagtaatattaaagtcgaaaagggccccactaaaatccaattagtgccacatattgcagcacgctgacagccattgctaaagtaacataaatgcatgtgctgtacatttgcatttgcacatgcttgatacgtgcaactagaaaaaccaaaacaaaaatctatttttagcaccggtttcgttatcgacggtactgatgcccacgtgaatgttttgaccattatttttttgtcgccgggtcgggagtcgaaccagaagtgttgaagaccgctagatgagttccatacgcgctggtgccttggaccgtttctgctgcagtgataacaacagatatttcattaacttaaaggaaactgttcttctgtctcaatcattgcagtagagggcaaaacgactatgtcatatttaatagaatacagtaatttatcacaatctgataaattactgataaatacataatgcattttcgaagatatttaatcaatataagaaaatgaaaagcacgattaaaacacccttcgcttcGCATACTgttcatatgctaattgtggtttccatcatcattggcatgtgatagcagcctacagaaaagagaaaaggccatctttaaaaaggttttgctgtcatcgatcggtggctcaaacggggattaagttggccgggagtcgaaccagaaacgttgaagaccgcttgagttgaccgtaaagttattcaatcttcttgatttcatttgtttaccattagagtcaagcttttataattgtattgttagagcaaactttgctaatttgtgcattgcatttgttcagtttttgcagtgttgaattattgaagtaTCTGATATCACCATTTAATggaccctaatgtaaagaaaaatgcaatgcatcattacattgataatgccaatctaaaggattattgcatgacaagtgtggaattactgcatttcgcattgcaaaggttaatattcagtctaattcgtgcaatgatataatgcttgtggttacttgggaaggtaCGATCAAAAGAAAATAAACGTTATTCAAATTCAATTAATCTTTGAATGCTTACACTTATAAAATCTCTTTCTCATATAACAGGAGAGATGAGTGCAAAATGATCATTTGTATTAAAAGGTACAGGGCGACTTGTAAAAACAAGATTTAATCATTAATAgaattgtagtttttttttatggaaagagAAAAAAGAACGAATAAAATACTAAAACTCAAACCGACAATTTTTATCGAAGTGGTCATTTTGCGCATGCCTACCCTACGCATTCAAAGCGAttgtaaagtgccccacacaatgcatacgtttgcgtgtgcgtgacagtaatttgacagatttcccatggaaaaactgtcaaaaaaacgcaaacctcgacggaacgaacgctatgtgttccaggcttaacttATAATCATCAAATGACAATAAGGTAAGATAAGTTCTGAAAGCTGAGAATAGTTATTCATATATAGCTCATGGCAGGTGCAATCCAGTTCACTATTCGCTAGAGTCATTGGGATTAGGGCCACTTGAGTCGGACTCAACATCCACTGCATCCAAGGCGTCCGATGAATTGATGACAGAACTAGCGTTGCTGTCAGAGTCTTGGTCACTGCGATCGCCACGTTTTTCGTTATGCTCTCCATCTGGTTCAAATTTTACCTCCTGCTCAGTAGCTTGTGCTGGTTGTCTACGTCTTCTTACATGCCTGGTTCCTCGGCGCATGCCAGTTGTAAGCAGCCGTTTGAGCGAGTTCTtgagttttcttttgaaaaagcTTGCCAGTTTCTGTTGGGTAACTGTCTCGGACTCGTTGCTTCCAACTTCAACGAACAATTGCAACACATTGCGGTTCGGCATGATAGCTGTTTTCGGTCCTTTCCTACTGGCTCCAGTCCAGGTGCATTTGGTCTGGAACTCCCTGCTGAGCAGAAAATCGAGTGCACCTAGCATTCGATTATCAGCGCAATCCCCGGTAGCGTTCAGTCGTAGCCAATTGATCTAAAATGGTAAGAATACAGTTCCTCATGTAATGCCTGGTTTAAAAAACTAAAATATGAATTTTATGACTGCAATTTGTTAGGGTGTGTTACCATTTGCGCAGAGGGTACTATTTTAGACAATTTCTGCTATAATTGAGCGTTTTTTCATGGCAATTTACTTCTTGTATACAGCTAGATACAGTACGTGTCCACCATGTGCATAAAGCCAATCAAACTAAAATTAACAAAGCAATAACGAGAAGTGCCCAAAATTAGACCATCTGCCCAAATAGTTCCTCACCCTAAATATCTTACGACTTTTTCTACCCGTTGAGGCATAACGTAAGGTATTTTTATAATATACTTACCATTTTCAGTTTGAATTCGTTGTCCTCCAGCTTCTTTTCCAGTTCAGCTAACTCCTGTTCGTCCTTGATAGGCTTGAAACTAAACGAAGATGCCAGCTCGATGTCCCTTTTACCGGAATTGATGCTTCGGACTGTGTCCAAGATGAAATCGTTTTGGGTACCGATACCCGCTGCTCGCTTCTCCAGTCTTTCCAGTCTGTCGTTTGTCAGAGCTTGAGGAAGTATTTCATGCTGAGCAGCGTCCTCGGATGGCGACTGTAAGAGTGATTCCTGATGGATTTCATCCTGAACCCCTCCTCTTACCTCAATTACAATTGGATTCAGCTGTGCTTCTGGTGAGCGATTTGAGTTATCCAAAACAAGCATGCTTTGGAAGTTTTCCGTTTCTCGCTTATCGTGTTTTTGTTTACGCCGAACTAGATGACCAGCGTCGGATGACGATTCTCCGGACAGCTCTTCCAGCATGCGTTTTGCTGCAGCAAAAGTTGAAATGGGATTTCGCTTGACTTTACATTTGTACTTCAGCCAGGACTTTTTTGGACAGCTGGTTTCATCGCGGAGCATTTTCTCCTGTTCTGCAACGCTCTTCACGTTTGGCCACAGCAAAATATTTCCGCTTTTTGATCCCCGCAGCCATGATGTCGGAACTGCCGACAACTCGTTGAAGCCCCGTGCGTTTGTTGTCTCCACGAGGGCGAACGGCATTTTCTGTTGCAATTTAGTTGCAATTAGAACCGAACTAATAATTAGTAATGCTGTACTTACGATTCCGCTTGAAATATTACAAAAAACAATCACTTTACTGCTGCCGAG contains the following coding sequences:
- the LOC115269187 gene encoding uncharacterized protein LOC115269187, whose product is MPFALVETTNARGFNELSAVPTSWLRGSKSGNILLWPNVKSVAEQEKMLRDETSCPKKSWLKYKCKVKRNPISTFAAAKRMLEELSGESSSDAGHLVRRKQKHDKRETENFQSMLVLDNSNRSPEAQLNPIVIEVRGGVQDEIHQESLLQSPSEDAAQHEILPQALTNDRLERLEKRAAGIGTQNDFILDTVRSINSGKRDIELASSFSFKPIKDEQELAELEKKLEDNEFKLKMINWLRLNATGDCADNRMLGALDFLLSREFQTKCTWTGASRKGPKTAIMPNRNVLQLFVEVGSNESETVTQQKLASFFKRKLKNSLKRLLTTGMRRGTRHVRRRRQPAQATEQEVKFEPDGEHNEKRGDRSDQDSDSNASSVINSSDALDAVDVESDSSGPNPNDSSE